Proteins found in one Hevea brasiliensis isolate MT/VB/25A 57/8 chromosome 18, ASM3005281v1, whole genome shotgun sequence genomic segment:
- the LOC110634906 gene encoding uncharacterized protein LOC110634906, with the protein MADNKEGGIVKKGHEEGIKMAVSILEEFELPLGLLPLENVIEVGFVRRTGYMWIQQKKKVEHNYKMISKLVSYDTEVTGFVSKKLIKKLKGVKAKELMLWPPVSEIIVDDPPTGKVHFKSLAGITKTFPVEAFAAGQ; encoded by the coding sequence ATGGCAGACAATAAGGAAGGAGGAATTGTGAAGAAGGGTCATGAAGAGGGGATCAAAATGGCAGTTTCTATCCTCGAGGAGTTTGAACTTCCTCTGGGGCTTCTCCCTCTTGAAAATGTGATAGAAGTTGGTTTCGTTAGGCGTACCGGATACATGTGGATCCAGCAAAAGAAGAAGGTAGAGCACAACTACAAGATGATCAGCAAGCTTGTGAGCTATGACACTGAAGTAACTGGTTTTGTCAGCAAGAAGTTGATCAAGAAACTCAAGGGAGTGAAGGCTAAGGAGCTCATGCTCTGGCCTCCAGTTAGTGAGATTATTGTTGATGACCCACCTACTGGCAAAGTTCACTTCAAAAGTCTTGCTGGGATCACCAAAACTTTCCCAGTTGAGGCATTTGCTGCTGGCCAGTGA
- the LOC110634900 gene encoding ervatamin-B produces the protein MALSLQAKVLINVLMMLGTWATQSMSGRPFIDEDAITQKHEQWMAHHGRNYQDNAEKERRFQIFKTNLEFIENFNSNAINKTYQLSLNIFADLTDEEFLATYTGYRMPSLPKTNKTTPFKYADQADEVPENKDWREVEGVVTSVKNQQQCGCCWAFSSVGAVEGIIRNGVSLSAQQLVDCVSNNNGCGGGWMTNAFEYIIQNQGIVSEDDYPYNQVQGMCNSGTASNSAAKITGYRNVPSNDESYLKMAVANQPVSVAIDASTFKLYSGGVFNGDCGTRLNHAVTLVGYGTSAEYGSKYWLIKNSWGVNWGENGYMKLERDVYAREGLCGIAMRASYPTID, from the exons atggCTCTTTCCCTCCAAGCAAAAGTTTTGATCAATGTGTTGATGATGTTAGGGACATGGGCAACTCAATCCATGTCTGGACGACCATTCATAGATGAAGATGCCATTACTCAGAAGCACGAACAATGGATGGCGCACCATGGACGAAATTATCAGGACAATGCAGAGAAAGAGAGGCGATTTCAGATATTCAAGACCAACTTGGAATTCATCGAAAATTTCAACAGTAACGCAATCAATAAGACGTATCAGTTGAGTCTCAATATATTTGCAGACTTAACTGATGAAGAATTCTTAGCTACCTACACTGGATACAGGATGCCCTCACTCCCAAAAACAAATAAAACAACACCATTCAAATATGCAGACCAGGCTGATGAAGTGCCAGAAAACAAAGACTGGAGGGAAGTCGAAGGAGTTGTCACATCCGTCAAGAACCAACAACAATGTG GTTGTTGTTGGGCATTTTCATCCGTAGGAGCCGTGGAAGGAATAATTCGCAACGGCGTGTCCCTTTCTGCGCAACAATTAGTGGATTGTGTGAGTAATAATAATGGCTGTGGTGGCGGTTGGATGACTAACGCTTTCGAATACATAATACAAAACCAAGGCATCGTCTCAGAAGATGATTACCCCTACAATCAAGTGCAAGGAATGTGCAATAGTGGGACAGCGAGCAACTCTGCTGCAAAGATAACTGGTTATCGAAACGTACCCAGCAACGACGAGAGCTACCTAAAAATGGCAGTAGCGAACCAACCTGTCTCAGTGGCCATCGATGCAAGTACCTTCAAGCTTTACAGTGGGGGGGTGTTCAATGGGGATTGTGGGACTCGACTAAACCATGCTGTTACTCTGGTTGGGTATGGGACAAGCGCGGAGTATGGTTCCAAGTACTGGCTCATCAAGAACTCATGGGGTGTCAACTGGGGAGAAAATGGCTACATGAAGCTTGAGAGAGATGTCTATGCCAGAGAAGGTCTATGTGGCATTGCAATGCGAGCTTCATATCCTACCATTGATTAA